Proteins encoded together in one Porites lutea chromosome 2, jaPorLute2.1, whole genome shotgun sequence window:
- the LOC140928019 gene encoding serine/threonine-protein kinase H1-like — protein MGCNNTKKLPEDEEHTKTSKLYDVPSREFCPPPRVNNEVGKNAEKKPKKGRVIQGRFRFDPIVTENYDIKALIGRGSFSRVVRVEHKVTKEPYALKMIKIEGGKDTLESEVAVLRKVNHKYIVKLFEVFQCAERVYLVMELATGGELFERIVSRGSFTEKDATEVLCMVLEGVRYLHSLGITHRDLKPENLLYYHPGPDSRILITDFGLSKTRQNAKNETMDTTCGTPEYIAPEILLRQPYTNAVDMWSIGVITHVLLSGQMPFADENRRRLYKAILDARYSYSGEAWRDVSDLAKDFIDSLLVLDPAKRMTAEDALKHPWIIAPSSLKNLQRSVSKNLRSHSRIPSGRSTCSQKSTKSSRSGRSLVSIKRSKNLTVPQDAGLISALSEGPAQEVKQVVSKNSARRESSVKLTRQLVEKINEHSVINEDDGELLQSVSCEGKSEPVEQRLIESQNTVNNTEHCSHGECKPCEVTYDEKFRGLLVPASKQRSCVSTRRDNFLDQHRRVHDPSHGFNFPSSSPGRKHSLSSSSRKNKVYCSYDTD, from the exons ATGGGTTGCAACAATACCAAAAAGTTACCGGAGGACGAGGAGCACACAAAGACGAGTAAATTATACGATGTTCCGTCACGTGAATTTTGCCCTCCTCCAAGAGTGAACAATGAAGTAGGTAAAAACGCGGAGAAGAAACCCAAGAAAGGTCGTGTTATTCAAGGGAGATTCAGATTTGATCCTATCGTGACCGAAAATTATGACATCAAGGCCCTCATTGGCAGGGGATCTTTTAGTCGGGTTGTTCGAGTGGAACATAAAGTTACAAAAGAACCCTATGCGCTAAAGATGATCAAAATAGAAGGGGGAAAAGACACGCTGGAATCCGAAGTGGCTGTCTTGCGTAAAGTAAACCATAAGTATATCGTCAAGTTGTTTGAAGTCTTTCAGTGTGCAGAAAGGGTTTATTTAGTAATGGAGCTAGCGACCGGAGGCGAACTGTTTGAACGAATAGTCTCGAGAGGTTCCTTTACGGAGAAAGATGCCACTGAGGTGCTGTGCATGGTGCTTGAAGGAGTCCGCTATCTTCACTCGCTCGGCATAACTCACCGAGACCTCAAACCGGAGAACTTATTGTACTATCACCCAGGTCCCGACTCTAGAATTTTGATAACAGATTTTGGGTTATCGAAAACCCGGCAGAATGCAAAGAACGAGACAATGGATACAACTTGTGGAACGCCGGAATATATCGCCCCCGAGATTCTCTTGAGACAACCGTACACAAACGCGGTGGACATGTGGTCAATTGGTGTTATCACACACGTACTTCTTAGCGGACAAATGCCATTTGCGGATGAAAACCGAAGGAGATTGTACAAGGCTATTTTGGATGCGAGATATAGCTATAGCGGCGAG GCATGGAGGGATGTGTCTGATCTTGCAAAGGACTTCATTGATAGCCTGTTAGTACTGGACCCTGCAAAGCGTATGACAGCAGAGGATGCATTAAAGCACCCCTGGATTATTGCACCATCTAGTTTGAAAAACCTTCAGAGGtctgttagcaaaaatttgagGAGTCATTCCAGGATACCCAGTGGAAGATCCACATGTTCTCAAAAGTCTACTAAATCCTCCAGATCCGGACGATCTTTAGTTTCAATTAAACGGTCAAAAAACTTGACAGTCCCTCAAGATGCAGGCCTTATATCGGCTCTTTCAGAAGGTCCGGCTCAGGAGGTCAAGCAAGTTGTCAGTAAAAATTCAGCCAGGAGAGAGTCCAGTGTTAAATTGACACGTCAGTTGGTTGAGAAAATAAACGAACATTCTGTAATCAATGAGGATGATGGGGAACTACTTCAAAGTGTCTCTTGTGAGGGCAAAAGTGAACCAGTTGAACAGAGACTCATTGAAAGTCAGAATACTGTCAATAACACAGAACACTGCAGTCATGGTGAGTGCAAGCCTTGTGAAGTCACTTATGATGAGAAATTCAGAGGCTTGCTAGTGCCAGCTTCAAAGCAAAGGTCATGTGTTAGTACAAGGAGGGATAATTTTCTAGATCAACATCGCAGAGTACATGATCCTTCTCATGGCTTTAACTTTCCATCTAGCTCTCCTGGTAGGAAGCATTCACTTTCTTCATCATCAAGGAAGAACAAAGTATACTGCAGTTACGATACAGATTAG